ACTCGGGACGGTGGCAAGGTTAAGGAAGTCAAGACTCCCAGTATTTGAATGGACATGGGTCCAATATAAGGAATCAAAAGGGCGAATGAAGCCATGACACCTAAAACCAATGCATAATTATGACCAATGACAGAATACAGCAAACTATACTCGACAAACGTAATAACCATGATAACAATCAATGACTGTAGATATTGTAACACAGCACGGTTAATTACTACGATAGAATTTCCCAATTTTGGCGAAATTGCATTGGCTCCGCGAAGTATTTTCGCAGTAATATCTTCATAATCAAAAATACAATACAATCCAATAACCAATGAGAATAAACTTGTTGTTAGTATGCCAATGAGTTGACCAATAAACTGTGATGCAATTGTAGGAATTGTTGGAATGCTTCCAATGAGTCCCTTCATCATTTTTACAGCTTCATTAAAGAGATCGTTAACCCATGGTTCAGGCGTACCATTCGTAAACTCAGTATACATTTCATAGAGTTTTTGAATGCCATCAACACTGGAATTAATGATGGTTGTAATGTCGGTTGCTAATTTTGGAACAATCGAAGAGAACAACAAGATAACTAAGAAAACAAAGACAAGCAATGTTACGGGAACAACAATTTGCCGTTTGATCTTATAACGCTCGAAATACTTTGTTATCGGGTGCAGAATATAGGCAATACCAAACCCAATTACAAAGGGCAACATAATTCCCTTTACTGTAGTGTATATCGACGACCATATACTCGAGGTAAGCGTTAGTAAATAAATAATAACCAACGTCATGATAATCATTAATAAGCGTCGTATTGATACATTCCGATGCAAGAAATTACTGATTTTTTTTGGAACACTCATAGTACCCCTCCACTAACGCATGTAAACATTTTGTGCGCGTTTTAATATTTGTTTATGCATTACATTATAGCCATATCTTACCACAGGTATGAGGGCTATGTTTCCCAGTACGACCCAGAAAATGCGCGTTGACATAAACTGAGCCAAGGATTGATTGAATCCCTTTAAGAAATAGATTAAGACAAACGTTATAATTTCTTTCACGAAAATCGCAATAATTACCATAACCACAAACTCAAGGGCGGTTGTACCAATATGGCGATCCCATAGACGAACCATAACCACTGTAACTGTGTATGCAATGAAGAATATTGGAAATGAAGCAATGTGGTTCAAGTC
The window above is part of the Erysipelothrix sp. HDW6C genome. Proteins encoded here:
- a CDS encoding AI-2E family transporter, which translates into the protein MSVPKKISNFLHRNVSIRRLLMIIMTLVIIYLLTLTSSIWSSIYTTVKGIMLPFVIGFGIAYILHPITKYFERYKIKRQIVVPVTLLVFVFLVILLFSSIVPKLATDITTIINSSVDGIQKLYEMYTEFTNGTPEPWVNDLFNEAVKMMKGLIGSIPTIPTIASQFIGQLIGILTTSLFSLVIGLYCIFDYEDITAKILRGANAISPKLGNSIVVINRAVLQYLQSLIVIMVITFVEYSLLYSVIGHNYALVLGVMASFALLIPYIGPMSIQILGVLTSLTLPPSRVIALTVGLVILSNVDNYVITPMVYSKRDKIDPLSSLFAFFASSALFGFVGILLSMPIYFSIRAVYYLRKDGWKLESEETN